The Synechococcus sp. MU1643 genome contains a region encoding:
- a CDS encoding DUF938 domain-containing protein: protein MDQRLFFPATERNRGPIGDLLNQLLPASGAVLELASGSGEHATCFQQRFPHLRWQASDPDRDHRTSINAWIQHQGLSQVMPSALNIDVEKRPWTLPQTIRGALKAVVCINLLHISPASCTDAVLEESALLLPSGAPLIIYGPFMRNGAHTSASNAAFDQFLRERNHRWGLRELNHVTAIAAKAGFKTENVLPMPANNLSLVFQRA, encoded by the coding sequence ATGGACCAACGGCTTTTCTTCCCAGCCACAGAACGCAATCGAGGCCCCATCGGAGATCTGCTGAACCAGCTGTTGCCTGCCTCAGGGGCCGTGCTGGAACTGGCCAGCGGCAGTGGTGAGCACGCCACCTGTTTTCAGCAACGCTTTCCCCATCTGCGCTGGCAAGCCAGCGATCCGGATCGAGACCATCGCACCAGCATCAACGCCTGGATCCAGCACCAGGGTCTGAGCCAGGTGATGCCATCAGCTCTCAACATTGATGTTGAGAAACGCCCCTGGACCCTGCCCCAGACCATACGAGGAGCACTGAAAGCTGTGGTTTGTATCAACTTGCTGCACATCAGTCCAGCCAGCTGCACTGATGCCGTGCTGGAGGAATCCGCCCTGCTGCTCCCCAGCGGAGCCCCCTTGATCATTTATGGGCCGTTCATGCGTAATGGTGCTCACACGAGTGCAAGCAATGCAGCCTTCGACCAATTCCTTAGGGAACGCAACCATCGGTGGGGGTTGAGGGAGCTGAATCACGTGACAGCCATCGCCGCCAAGGCAGGCTTCAAAACCGAAAACGTGCTCCCCATGCCCGCCAACAATCTGAGCCTCGTTTTTCAGCGCGCTTGA
- a CDS encoding metalloregulator ArsR/SmtB family transcription factor: MIKNTLNVEQSRQLLKALADPIRLDVIHALAQGERCVCDLTGDLNLSQSKLSFHLRVLREAGLLTDRQSGRWIYYRLQPNALAALEAWLAELRLDCSQSAAPCPS; this comes from the coding sequence GTGATCAAGAACACCCTCAATGTCGAGCAGTCGAGGCAGCTGCTCAAAGCACTGGCCGACCCGATCCGCCTCGACGTGATCCATGCATTAGCGCAAGGCGAACGATGCGTCTGCGACCTCACCGGTGATCTCAACCTCTCCCAGTCGAAGCTCTCGTTTCATCTCAGGGTGCTTCGCGAAGCAGGGCTGCTGACAGACCGACAAAGCGGCCGCTGGATCTACTACCGCCTGCAACCGAACGCCCTGGCAGCACTGGAAGCCTGGCTGGCGGAGCTGCGCCTTGATTGCAGCCAGAGCGCTGCCCCCTGCCCGAGCTGA
- a CDS encoding ArsJ-associated glyceraldehyde-3-phosphate dehydrogenase: protein MRIGINGFGRIGRLVFRALWGRPGIELVHVNDPAGDAATAANLLEFDSVHGRWDRGITSSADGFSVEGSALTWSSESDPTAVPWSDRGVEMVLEASGKIKTPETLNPYFDQLGLKRVVVACPVKGVIAGEDALNIVYGINHHLYEPARHKLVTAATCTTNCLAPVVKVVHESFGIEHGLITTIHNITNTQVLIDSFKTDLRRARSGLTSLIPTTTGSAKAIAMIFPELKGKLNGHAVRVPLLNGSLTDAVFELKQSVTVEQVNAAFKAAAEGSLQGILGYEERPLVSCDYTNDNRSSIVDALSTMVVDSNQLKVFAWYDNEWGYSCRMADLACHVVGLEA, encoded by the coding sequence ATGCGCATCGGCATCAACGGCTTTGGGCGGATTGGTCGCCTGGTGTTCCGGGCCCTCTGGGGCCGGCCTGGCATCGAATTGGTGCACGTCAATGATCCCGCTGGCGATGCAGCAACGGCGGCCAACCTGCTGGAGTTCGATTCTGTGCATGGTCGCTGGGATCGAGGAATCACCAGCAGCGCTGATGGATTCAGCGTGGAGGGATCCGCACTCACCTGGTCCAGTGAAAGCGATCCCACCGCAGTGCCCTGGAGCGATCGGGGGGTGGAGATGGTGCTCGAGGCCAGCGGCAAGATCAAAACGCCGGAGACTCTCAATCCCTATTTCGATCAGCTGGGCCTCAAGCGTGTGGTGGTGGCCTGTCCCGTGAAGGGTGTGATCGCCGGTGAGGACGCGCTCAACATCGTTTACGGGATCAATCACCACCTCTATGAACCGGCTCGGCACAAGTTGGTGACGGCCGCCACCTGCACCACCAACTGCCTGGCGCCGGTGGTGAAGGTGGTGCACGAAAGCTTCGGCATTGAGCACGGGCTGATCACCACCATTCACAACATCACCAACACCCAGGTGCTGATCGATTCCTTCAAGACCGATCTACGCCGGGCGCGCTCCGGCCTCACCTCACTGATCCCCACCACCACCGGCTCGGCCAAGGCGATCGCGATGATCTTCCCCGAGCTGAAGGGCAAGCTCAACGGTCATGCTGTGCGCGTTCCTCTGCTGAATGGATCACTCACCGATGCGGTGTTTGAGCTCAAGCAGAGCGTCACGGTGGAGCAGGTGAATGCCGCCTTCAAAGCTGCTGCTGAAGGGTCGCTGCAGGGAATTCTGGGTTACGAGGAACGCCCGTTGGTGTCGTGCGATTACACCAACGACAACCGCAGCTCGATTGTCGATGCCCTCTCGACGATGGTGGTGGATAGCAACCAGCTGAAGGTGTTTGCCTGGTACGACAACGAGTGGGGCTACAGCTGCCGCATGGCTGACCTCGCCTGCCACGTGGTGGGACTGGAGGCATGA
- the arsJ gene encoding organoarsenical effux MFS transporter ArsJ produces the protein MRLSPLQQYGIVTANYWAFTLTDGALRMLVVFHFHQLGYTTLEIAFLFLFYELFGVITNLYGGWIGARYGLRLTLWVGTLLQILALLMLMPVAASWPKLLSVIYVMAAQAISGIAKDLNKMSAKSAIKKVVPETPDDQQQGQQQLFKWVAILTGSKNALKGVGFFLGGVLLSAFGFNVAVGWMAAGLALAFLLTLVLPGEIGKMKSKPAFSSLFSKSKGINMLSLARFFLFGARDVWFVVAFPVFLEASLGWSFGEIGGFLGIWVIGYGIVQGSAPALRRLWGQTTSPGVSAVQFWSALLTAIPALIAVALWRQVDVAVAITAGLAAFGVVFAMNSSIHSYMVLAYTDAENVSLNVGFYYMANAAGRLVGTLLSGAVFMLGRTEAAGMQACLWASSLLVLLSWLSSLRLPAVRNAAG, from the coding sequence ATGAGGCTTTCCCCCCTGCAGCAGTACGGCATCGTCACCGCCAACTATTGGGCCTTCACGCTCACCGATGGAGCGCTGCGCATGCTGGTGGTGTTCCATTTTCATCAGCTCGGCTACACCACCCTCGAGATTGCGTTCCTCTTCCTCTTCTACGAATTGTTCGGGGTGATCACCAACCTCTACGGGGGATGGATTGGGGCCCGATACGGTCTTCGGCTCACCCTCTGGGTGGGCACGCTGCTGCAGATCTTGGCGCTGCTGATGCTGATGCCCGTCGCCGCCAGTTGGCCGAAACTCTTGAGCGTGATCTACGTGATGGCAGCTCAGGCCATCAGCGGTATTGCCAAAGACCTCAACAAGATGAGCGCCAAAAGTGCCATCAAGAAGGTGGTGCCGGAAACACCGGATGATCAGCAGCAGGGGCAGCAGCAGCTGTTCAAGTGGGTGGCGATCCTGACGGGATCCAAGAACGCCCTAAAGGGTGTCGGCTTTTTTCTCGGTGGGGTGCTGCTGAGCGCATTTGGATTCAATGTTGCCGTGGGCTGGATGGCAGCAGGCCTGGCTCTCGCCTTCCTTCTCACGCTGGTGCTGCCCGGGGAGATCGGAAAGATGAAGTCCAAGCCGGCTTTCTCCTCGCTTTTCTCGAAATCCAAGGGCATCAATATGCTGTCTCTGGCGCGCTTCTTTCTGTTCGGTGCCCGGGATGTCTGGTTTGTAGTGGCCTTTCCGGTGTTTCTCGAGGCCTCCCTGGGCTGGAGCTTCGGGGAGATCGGTGGCTTTCTCGGTATCTGGGTGATTGGCTACGGCATCGTTCAGGGATCAGCGCCGGCACTTCGACGACTCTGGGGGCAGACCACATCCCCGGGGGTGTCTGCAGTGCAGTTCTGGAGTGCGTTGTTGACGGCGATACCGGCTCTGATCGCGGTAGCGCTGTGGCGCCAGGTGGACGTGGCGGTGGCCATCACTGCAGGCCTTGCCGCCTTCGGCGTGGTGTTCGCGATGAATTCGTCGATCCACTCCTACATGGTGCTGGCGTACACCGATGCGGAGAACGTCAGCCTCAACGTGGGCTTTTATTACATGGCCAATGCTGCCGGGCGACTCGTGGGCACGTTGCTTTCGGGAGCGGTGTTCATGCTCGGCAGAACCGAAGCCGCGGGTATGCAGGCTTGCCTCTGGGCTTCATCCCTGCTGGTGTTGTTGTCGTGGCTCAGCAGCCTCAGGCTGCCAGCGGTGCGAAACGCCGCGGGATGA